Below is a window of Chryseobacterium arthrosphaerae DNA.
TATTGCCCACTTTTGTTTCCGGCTGCCCTATGATCATTCCTAAACCCGGATTAGCCTGCGTCCAGGCGTTATCCACACCAAAAAGTTCATCTTTTGTAATGGATCCGGCACGGTTCGTTTTATTTTGGGATGAAAACCCTAATGTAAGATTCAGACTTCCGGTTTTTGCTATTCTGATTCCGGTATTAAAATCTGCTCCGATATTAAAGCCGTCTCCTTTTGAAGTAATACCTGAAAAAAGGTTAACTGTACTTTTTCCAACACTGTTCTTAAGAATAATATTAATAACTCCTGCAATAGCATCAGAACCATATTGTGCAGATGCTCCATCCCTCAATACCTCAACGTTTTGTAAGGCTGCTGAAGGAATACTTTTCAAATCCGTACCTACTTCACCTTTTCCAGGGGTATCATTTACATAAATTAAAGCACTTTGATTTTTCCTTTTACCGTTCACCAAAACCAATGTTCTGGAAGGTCCTAATCCTCGTAAATCAGCAGGATCAAAATGAGCCGTTGCATCAGAAACGGTTTGCTGTGATGAATTGAAAGAGGGAACGGCATAGGTTAAAGCTTTATCAAAAGTAACCTGTCCTGTGGATTTTAATTGTACGGCGGAAATATTATCAATAGGAATTGCTGAGGTAATGATGGTTCTGGGTTTGGTTCTACCCGTGGTTACCACCACTTCATCTATTTTATTCTGTTTTATGCTGTCCTGAGCATATCCCATTGCACCAGCTCCGCTTAATACTAATGCATAGATTTTTCCATTAAATAAACTATTCTTCATACCATTTATTAATTATTCAATAAATCTAGCAAAAAGATTAATATTAAATATAAAAATAAAAAATATAATATCAATTCAATTTCATATTTACGAAAATTACGCCATTTCACTAAAATAATAATTGATACACAAAATGTAAATTAATTTATTAATAAAATGAAAAAAAATAAATCAATAACATCACATTTGTATAAAAAAATCAATTAGTGAACATCTGAAATAAACATGATTTTATTCGTTCTGATAAGTAGTTTTCAACGGGGTTAAGATTGCTTCGCCTGTAGCCCGCAATGCCTGGAAATGCCTGGGAAAGAAAAATGGCCGGTAAAAACCGGCCATATCCAAATTATTTATTTACCTCTACGTACTGTATGATGGTCTGATTTTTTGGGTTGTAGATGATTGTACTGCTATTAGGAAATCTCTTCAGTTTATAATATTCAATATTCTTATCATTCTTAATATCTTCCAGAAGACTGGTATCAAAGGTATTGTCAGGAAGGAATTTTGATAAAAAACTTAGTTTATCCACAATACTTTGCCCATCAATTTTACGGGCTTTCTTATCAGATTTATTCTCATCTGAAGTAGGCTGTCCCTCCAGAAAAGGAAGCAATACGGCAATATCAGCCTTGTATTTGAATACGTACCCTTCAGGTCTTCCGGGAATTTTGATTTTCTTTCCCTTTTCTTCGGATACTATGGGGTTTCCTGTATTGGGAAAAACCTCATTGAACTTCACATCCTGGGAATTGGTTAAAGAATTGATAGATTCATTGACCGTTTTCTTTACTGTTTCCTCTACCGCCTGCTGGGCTTTTTGCTGTACTGTTTCGGTTGTTTTCTGAACAGTCTGGTCTATTTTTTCTTCAATTTTATTACACGATACTAATAAAAGAGTGGTAATAGCGGGCAAAATGTACTTCTTCATAATTCTAATTGATCATTTCTTTTTATTAATATACCTTCTTTTAACGGAAAAGTAGTCAGGTATATTTTAGCAAAGGAAAAATATTTTTTTCAATACTCAAAATACTACTGACAAGCTGTTGTCATAACCCCCGCTTACCTTTGTATCAACAACAAACAAAAACAATACATTATGACAACTACAGTAACAGCTACAAAACAATTCATGACCACTGATCAATTATTAAAAGACTGGCAGGGACACAGAAATTTGACAAGAAGAGTGATTGAAGCTTTTCCTGAGAAAGAATTATTTGAATTTTCAGTGGGCGGTATGAGACCTTTTGCAAAACTGGCAGTAGAGCTGATCAGCATCGGCGGTCCTGCATTAAAAGGAATTGTAGAGGGAAATATGGAAGGATATACCGAAGAAGGGTTTAATCCGAAAACAAAAGAAGAGATCTTAAAAAAGTGGGATGAAGAAACAGAAGTAATCAATCACTATTTTAATCAGATCTCTGAAGAGCGTTTCCAGGAAACTTTCAACCTGTTCGGTCAGTATGAATTCCCGGTGTATGAAAATGTTCTTTATTTTATAGACAACGAGATCCACCACCGTGGCCAGGGATATGTGTATCTGCGGGCTTTAGGAATTGAACCGCCTTTCTTCTGGGAAAGATTTTAACTGAAGCCAGGAGAATCAATTTACTGATCAGCTTTTTCTCTTAGCCTTTAAACCATTTCATCTATTTGCATAACTCAGTCAATTTAACCTCAGCAGGAATCTGTTGGGGTTTATTGATGTCTTTCCGTCATTTTGACAAGCAATTCATTGAGTCTGGAGCGAAGACTTTCCGGCTCCAGCACTGTGGCATAATCTGCAAAAGTAATCAGCCAGCGCGGAAATCCGTCTGTCATCCATTCCGTTTCAAAGGTCAGCTCTACGCCATGTTCTGTTTCCACTTCTTCTACCAGGCCATAATATCTTTTAGAGTTTACCAGGTGCCCCATGATTTTTTTGTCGACCAGAAGTTTAGCCTTAACTTTATTTCCATGTGATTTTCTATAATCATTGATCTGACCGTATTCCTGTAAAAAAGGAGTTTGCGTTTTGGAGATCTGCTGAATTCTGTCAACCCTGAATTGCCTGAAATCTTTTCTCAGGATACAATATGCCATAATATACCAGAAATTGAACTCAAAGAAAATTCCCACCGCTTCTATGGTTCTGTTGGTCACTCTGCCATCTACGGTCTGGTATTCTATATTCAGCTGGGTTTTCTCTGCGATACTTTCCAGGATAATGGGAATAACATTTTTCAGAGAATCTCCCGGACTGGAATGGGCGGTGAAAACATCAATCTGTTTTTCGATATTCTGAATCAGATTTTTATCTGAATACCTCAATACTGAACGGACTTTCTCCATAGCCGCCTGATAATGGTTTCCTAAACTTTGATGCGAAAATTTCTGCATCAGTTTTTCCGCAGTAATGAAACTCAGTACTTCTTCTTTGGTAAACATAATGGGTGGAAGTTTATAACCATCCATTAAAGAATAACCATTCCCTGCTTCTCCTACAATAGGAATGCCTGCGTTTTCCAGGGTTTTCACATCACGGTAAATGGTTCTGATGCTCACATCAAATTTTTCAGCCAGATCCTGTGCCCTCACAACAGGTTTAGACTGAAGCTGGGTAAGAATTGCCGTTACCCGGTCCAATTTTTTAAGATAGTGGTCGTTCATATTGCTTCACAAAGCTAAAATTCTTTTTTGAGGTATGCCTTATCATATAAGCTTTTTCAATCAATTTTCTTTATAGGTATTCACCAGTTTATCCAGATTTAAACTGCGGGCAGATGCATCAAAAATTTCACGGTACGTTCCGTCTTTATTGTAAAGCTCATCATGGGTTCCGTTTTCCACTACTCTTCCTTTTTTCATCACATAGATGGTATCCGAATCTAAGATCTGGGATAAAGAATGGGAAATAATGATAACGGTTCGCCCCTGTTTTATAGCATCCAGAGAGTTTTTGATCTGCTCTGTGGCAATGGCGTCCAGGCTCGCTGTAGGCTCATCCAGAAAGATAATCGGCGGATCTTTCAAAAACAGTCTTGCGATGGCAATTCTCTGCTGCTGACCACCCGAAAGCTGGGTTGCATCATGTTTATAGCCATCAGGAAGGTCCATGATCTGATCATGCAGATAGGCTTTTTTAGCGGCTTCCTCTATTTGCTCAAAACCTGCATTCATATCTCCATAGCGGATATTATCTTCAATGCTTCCCTGAAAGATGTGATTACGCTGCAGCACCAGTCCCAAGTCACTTCTCAGAAAGGTATTGTTATAATCATTAAGATTCACATCGTCAAGTAAAATTTCTCCGGAATCCGGAAGATAAAATTTACATAAAAGATTAATCACCGTTGATTTACCCGCTCCGCTCAGCCCTACCAAAGCAGTTGTCTTTCCGTTCTCAATTTTCATAGAAACATGATGAAGCGCTTTTGTACCATTGGGATAGGTAAAATCTACATTTTTCAGTTCAAAGGTTCCCCTGATCGCTTTTTCTACAAAATTCCCGTTCGGCTCGGTTTCATCATCAGCATTTAAAATATCAAAATACCCTTCTGCATAGATCATCGCATCATTCATATCATCATAAATCCTGTGCAGCTGGCGGATAGGTGCCGAAACATTGTTGAACAGCATAATATGAAGCATAATCGCTCCAATGGTCATTTGCTGATCCAGCACCAGATAAACGGTCAGAAGAATGATCAGAACCACTCCGAACTGTTCAATAAATGTCTTTAATCCGTCGTAAATAAAATTGGTCTTTCTGGTGAACATCTGGCTTTCCATCAGCTGCATCTGAAGGTCATACTGTTTTTTACCTTCAAATTTTTCACGGACAAAACTCTTGATCACCATAATAGAGTTGATCAGATTCAACAGCCCTGAAGTTTTTTTCTCCCGTTGATTTCTAAGCTGTCTGCGTACTCCGCTCAGTTTTTTGGCCTGCAAAGAGCTTATGTAAAAATAAATAGGAACAATAATCGTAGAAACAGCCCCCACGTACACATTCTGCATGTACATAATGATCAGGGCAATAATGGCATTGGAAAACAGGGGCAGAATATCAATAAAAAAATTCTGGACCAGCTTGGTAAGGCTTTCAATCCCACGGTCTATTCTGATCTGTAATTTTCCGGATTCATGATTTTCATCATTAAAATAAGCTACTTTGTACGTCAGAATCTTATCAATAGCAGACTGTGCCAAAACTGAACTTACATTGATCCTGATCTTTTCCCCATAAAATTTCTGTCCGAAATTGATAAAGATATTCAACAATTCTTTTCCCAGTAAAATAATGGAAATAACAATCAGGATATGAATACCTTCTGTCATCGGATGCGGAAGATGGGTAAGCTTGGTCACCTCATCTACGGTATACTTCAATACAATAGGGTTCACCTGGGCAGCAAGTGCTCCTAAAAAAGTAAGAAACAGCGTTCCATAGATCATTAATCGGTAAGGTCTGATGAAAGGGACAAGCTGTTTATAAATTCCGAATAAAGTAACGGTTCTGTTGAATGGTTTTGCCATAGGAATTATTTAAACTGAAAAACGTACCGTTTTCAAAAGAAAAAGGTACGTTTTTATTATGATTTTCAGGCTAAAATTTCCGGTTTATTTGATTCCTAAAAACTTTTTAAGAGCCGGATCCGTAGCTTTGATTTGATTCACATCAACACTTTTATTTGAGATTAATGCCAGCCAGTATCCTTCACTGTTTTTTAAAAGATACGCTGTTGACGAAACCGGATTCCCTACGCCACACATTGGCCATGAGCCTTCATATACGGCAAGAAGCTCTACATTTTCACTTTTGATGATTCTGAAGTTATGGGTATAAATATAATCCTTATCCGCTAAAAACCCATTAAACAACCGTACAGATCCCGGATCTACTCCTTTTAGAGTAATCAGCCCGTCACCGTAAGAATAGAGGTATACATTATTTTTATCTTTATAATAAGCATAGGTGCCTGTCATTTTTTCAAAGGTTTCCGGATCTGCTGACGTTTCTTCATTTCCCCAATATATTTTGTTACCGGTTTGCCCTAACAACATACTGTAAATCGTTTTCAACCGGACAGCACCATTAATTCTGACAAGATCCTTCTCCCGCCTTCTGGTCAGATCAATCTGTTCCTGAGTCAGGTTTTCAAAAAAGCCTGTAGTTCTATTATATGCCTGATCATTATAGAAAAGGTACTCATTTATTTTATCACTTATAAACACATTGCTGTTATCCGGAGAGACGGTATAATGAAATGGAATCTTTTTAAGAAAATATCTCTCGGATCTCTGCGTATAATGTATTTCATAAATTCCATTTTTATCATAGTAAAGCGGTTGCTTACTGACCACTCCAAAACTCGGAATATCCAGTTGAGTGCCCTCCAATAAAGTGTTATACAAAAAGATATTCTTACCATCTGTAATCAGAGGGCTGGTTATATGATGACCATCAGCACTCCATATCTTCAATTTGTCCGCATCTGCAATGTCAACAGGCAGAATACTATCACTGCAGTAAATATGATTTTTATCTTTAAAATACGGGCCTTCCAAATGCACAAATGAAGCCGCATCTGCATCTTTTAAAACATCATCCTCATGATACACATGATCCTTATCTTTGGCAAAATAACCTGATACACTTCCAAATGAAGGTATATCTGCACCGTTTAAAATCCTTTTATCAAAATAAACATGGTTTTTATCTTTGGAATAATGCTCTCCGAGCTGAACAAAAGAGTCGGCATCGCCATCCGGAATGACTGTATGGTAAGAATCATTCATCACAAGCTTATTCTTCACCCTATGGAAATGAGGACTGAGGTACTGCAGAGGCTCTCCTTCAAAAAGAAGTTTCTCTCCCCGTTCATAGATCCCGTTTTTATCATAACACCGCTCCCATTCCTGAAGTATAACCGTATGAATATCAATATTGGTTAACTGATCATAGTAATATACCTTGTTATTATACTGGTAATATCCTTTATCGGCAAAATTACCTTTAGAATCTTTAAGAGGGATAAATTCTGAAGCTTTAAAATTTTTAAGCTCAGTAAGGTTTTTATAAATGGCTTTTTGGGTACGCCAGAAAGTACCATCATTTGTAAATCCAAGGTATTGATAGCCTAATGTATCTGTTTTCACAAAATCACCATTCACAAAGACTCCGTCTTTATTTTTAGCCATCCCTGCTTCACTGCTGTTCCTGGAAAATGTAAATGATTTCGTATCAGCTTTGATCACCTTTCTGGTTCTTCTGTCTTTTTGATAAACAAGAGAATGGTCATTGATCAAATAGGTGTAAGGAGCCAGCCTAGGTTTCTCTTCAAACACTAAATCAGGATTAATAACCGGAGCCTTTATGGAATCGGTTTTCTGAGCATATGTCTTTATTGAAAAAACAAAAGATAAAATAAGTAGAAAACACCTCATAATACCAATGTATGTTATGGCACTAATATAGTAATTTCAAAGATTCTGAATTTATTTTATTATTCTCTGAAAAAAACTGAATTTTATCCTTCGTACATATAGGTTGTAAGATAATGCAGTTCCGGCTGGCTTACTTTTTTAGATTCTGCCTGTGCCTGCTCCAGAGAATATTGTGAATTGATTTCTTTTTTCTGGAAAACAAATGAATTGTTTGCATTTTTATCCACTACCTCACTAAAGATATGTTCGATCTCTGAGTTTCCTAATGAAGCAAAACTTACATCTTCAAAACCATGCATCAGCCTCAGATTATCATATTCCTTGAAGTTTTCGTCAACAAATCCCTGCAGGTGAGTTTTTGAATCAAAATTCCCAGCCCAGATATTGTAGGCATACTTTTTCTTCTTTGGTTTGTCTAAAATACTCTGATAAACGAAGTTTTCACCAAGATAAGCTTCTCTTACCTGCGGATCATTGGCAAGATCTTCCGGAAGTCCTTCTTTCAGGATCTTTCCTTCAAACATGATATAGGTTTTGTTGGTGATGGCAAGGGTCTGCTGTACGTTGTGGTCGGTGATCAGAATTCCGATATTTTTATCAACCAGACTTCTTACGATTTTCTGGATATCTTCTACGGCAATCGGGTCTACTCCGGCAAACGGCTCATCCAAAAGGATAAAGTTCGGGCTTGTGGCAAGACAGCGGGCAATTTCCGTTCTACGTCTTTCCCCTCCGGAAAGAAGATCTCCTCTGTTTTTACGAACGTGCTGTAAAGAAAACTCTTCGATCAGTTCATCACATTTGATCTGCTGCTCACGCTTGGAAAGCTTGGTAAGCTGCAGTACTCCCATAATATTTTCTTCTACAGACAACTTTCTGAAAACGGAAGCCTCCTGTGCCAGGTAACCGATTCCCTTCTGAGCTCTACGGTACATTGCATCGGTGGTAATCTCCTGTTTATCCAGGAAAATTTTCCCTGAAGTGGGCTTAACCAACCCTACGATCATATAAAACGATGTGGTTTTTCCAGCTCCGTTAGGACCCAGCAAACCTACAATTTCTCCCTGTTGAACCTGTACAGAAACGCCTTTTACAACTTTTTTAGGACCGTATTCTTTGATTAAGTTTTCTCCTCGTAAAATCATAGGGCAAATATATCAAAAATATAAACTTCACTTATATGTTAATGTAAACTTGTTTACACCATATGCAAACTTATTCACTCCAAATCATTGTAACTTTTCATGATTTCCATCTACTTATTATGAAACAAACCAATTCATTACAAATACTAAGAAAATGGAAAATTACGGCTATACGAAAACAGAAAATACAGGAAATCAGCAAAACAATATTCCATACCGTTCGGAGAAAAAACTTCCGGCTGCTTTATTGGGAATTCTTGTAGGCTGGCTGGCTTTGAATAAATTTTATCTGGGATATACCAAAGAAGGCTTTATTCAGCTGATCCTGAACGTAGTGACTTTGGGTGCAGCTTCCATTATCCCTTTTATTGAAGGTATCCTGTACCTCTTTATGAGTGATAAACAGTTTGACGACACTTATGTTTACGGAAGAAAAGGCTGGTTATAAAAAAACAATTTTTTTGTATTGTGAATTTTTAATTCCATAATTTTATCAGCATCAAATCAAGAAAGAATTATTATGGAAAATAATCAGGAACTTACTGATCTTCTGGCCCTGGACCTGGGAGTGAGTATTACCAACCGGAGACCTTATGCAAAAGAGGTATTCAAATGGCAGGACATGGATCTCCTTCCCCATTCTTCCACAGATACCCTGCTTTGTGAGATTTTTGAGTGGAACGGACGAAACTGGAGAACTACAGGAAACAATCTTATCGGGTATCTTTTTTCCGACGGTG
It encodes the following:
- a CDS encoding DinB family protein, producing the protein MTTTVTATKQFMTTDQLLKDWQGHRNLTRRVIEAFPEKELFEFSVGGMRPFAKLAVELISIGGPALKGIVEGNMEGYTEEGFNPKTKEEILKKWDEETEVINHYFNQISEERFQETFNLFGQYEFPVYENVLYFIDNEIHHRGQGYVYLRALGIEPPFFWERF
- a CDS encoding helix-turn-helix transcriptional regulator → MNDHYLKKLDRVTAILTQLQSKPVVRAQDLAEKFDVSIRTIYRDVKTLENAGIPIVGEAGNGYSLMDGYKLPPIMFTKEEVLSFITAEKLMQKFSHQSLGNHYQAAMEKVRSVLRYSDKNLIQNIEKQIDVFTAHSSPGDSLKNVIPIILESIAEKTQLNIEYQTVDGRVTNRTIEAVGIFFEFNFWYIMAYCILRKDFRQFRVDRIQQISKTQTPFLQEYGQINDYRKSHGNKVKAKLLVDKKIMGHLVNSKRYYGLVEEVETEHGVELTFETEWMTDGFPRWLITFADYATVLEPESLRSRLNELLVKMTERHQ
- a CDS encoding ABC transporter ATP-binding protein, giving the protein MIYGTLFLTFLGALAAQVNPIVLKYTVDEVTKLTHLPHPMTEGIHILIVISIILLGKELLNIFINFGQKFYGEKIRINVSSVLAQSAIDKILTYKVAYFNDENHESGKLQIRIDRGIESLTKLVQNFFIDILPLFSNAIIALIIMYMQNVYVGAVSTIIVPIYFYISSLQAKKLSGVRRQLRNQREKKTSGLLNLINSIMVIKSFVREKFEGKKQYDLQMQLMESQMFTRKTNFIYDGLKTFIEQFGVVLIILLTVYLVLDQQMTIGAIMLHIMLFNNVSAPIRQLHRIYDDMNDAMIYAEGYFDILNADDETEPNGNFVEKAIRGTFELKNVDFTYPNGTKALHHVSMKIENGKTTALVGLSGAGKSTVINLLCKFYLPDSGEILLDDVNLNDYNNTFLRSDLGLVLQRNHIFQGSIEDNIRYGDMNAGFEQIEEAAKKAYLHDQIMDLPDGYKHDATQLSGGQQQRIAIARLFLKDPPIIFLDEPTASLDAIATEQIKNSLDAIKQGRTVIIISHSLSQILDSDTIYVMKKGRVVENGTHDELYNKDGTYREIFDASARSLNLDKLVNTYKEN
- a CDS encoding DKNYY domain-containing protein; this encodes MRCFLLILSFVFSIKTYAQKTDSIKAPVINPDLVFEEKPRLAPYTYLINDHSLVYQKDRRTRKVIKADTKSFTFSRNSSEAGMAKNKDGVFVNGDFVKTDTLGYQYLGFTNDGTFWRTQKAIYKNLTELKNFKASEFIPLKDSKGNFADKGYYQYNNKVYYYDQLTNIDIHTVILQEWERCYDKNGIYERGEKLLFEGEPLQYLSPHFHRVKNKLVMNDSYHTVIPDGDADSFVQLGEHYSKDKNHVYFDKRILNGADIPSFGSVSGYFAKDKDHVYHEDDVLKDADAASFVHLEGPYFKDKNHIYCSDSILPVDIADADKLKIWSADGHHITSPLITDGKNIFLYNTLLEGTQLDIPSFGVVSKQPLYYDKNGIYEIHYTQRSERYFLKKIPFHYTVSPDNSNVFISDKINEYLFYNDQAYNRTTGFFENLTQEQIDLTRRREKDLVRINGAVRLKTIYSMLLGQTGNKIYWGNEETSADPETFEKMTGTYAYYKDKNNVYLYSYGDGLITLKGVDPGSVRLFNGFLADKDYIYTHNFRIIKSENVELLAVYEGSWPMCGVGNPVSSTAYLLKNSEGYWLALISNKSVDVNQIKATDPALKKFLGIK
- a CDS encoding TM2 domain-containing protein, with protein sequence MENYGYTKTENTGNQQNNIPYRSEKKLPAALLGILVGWLALNKFYLGYTKEGFIQLILNVVTLGAASIIPFIEGILYLFMSDKQFDDTYVYGRKGWL